A genomic window from Algoriphagus sp. Y33 includes:
- a CDS encoding ABC-F family ATP-binding cassette domain-containing protein, with translation MLSISNLSYFIGGRPLYENANLHIKPKDKIGLVGQNGTGKSTLLKIINGDYQPSSGEVQKAKDCTIGFLNQDLLSYQSDDSILNVALAAFKETLALQDEIDAILKKMEMDYSDEIINRLAFLQERFEANEGYTIKAKAEEVLEGIGFKSADLEKPLRTFSGGWRMRVMLAKLLLEKPSLLMLDEPTNHLDLPSIEWVENYMKNYEGAVIVVSHDQTFLDNCISSTVEVASNTLTLYSGNYSFYKEEKKERMEIQQNAYENQQQMIKQTEKFIERFRAKATKSNQVQSRIKALDRLDRVHEVVNDEVSVNFKFKFSKQSGRDVVILDNISKAYGDNVILKNTTARIERGDKIALIGANGKGKSTLLRIIDGSEKDIKGRTEGYNVIKSFFAQHQLEALTLDNEIIQEMAQAGSAKSEMELRGVLGCFLFTNEEVFKKIKVLSGGEKSRVALAKTLISESNFLLLDEPTNHLDFQSVNILIQALQQYEGTFVTVSHDRHFIRGVANKIWYIENYEIKEYLGTYAEYEAWREKQVPAPAQAVQKPEKKEQTKPKVHVNNPEVQQAKKDLRKLEEELAQVEKEVEKLEDKKLGLERKMADPELYSREEEAQEIQETYQGIQAKLQASNEQWETLVDRISTLQEVLS, from the coding sequence ATGCTTTCGATTAGCAATCTCTCTTACTTCATCGGCGGACGTCCACTTTATGAAAACGCCAATTTACATATTAAACCTAAAGACAAGATTGGTCTAGTAGGTCAGAACGGCACTGGAAAATCAACCCTGTTGAAAATAATCAATGGGGATTATCAGCCAAGCTCCGGAGAGGTGCAGAAGGCAAAAGATTGTACCATAGGATTTTTGAATCAGGACTTGCTGTCCTATCAATCAGACGATAGTATCTTGAATGTGGCACTGGCTGCTTTCAAGGAAACATTGGCACTCCAGGATGAAATCGATGCAATCCTGAAAAAGATGGAAATGGATTATTCCGACGAGATTATCAATAGATTGGCATTTCTTCAGGAAAGATTTGAGGCAAACGAAGGCTATACGATCAAAGCCAAGGCTGAGGAAGTATTGGAAGGAATAGGTTTTAAATCTGCAGATCTGGAAAAGCCGCTGCGAACTTTTTCCGGAGGATGGAGAATGCGTGTGATGCTGGCGAAACTTTTGCTGGAAAAGCCATCTTTGCTTATGCTTGATGAGCCTACCAACCATCTGGATCTTCCATCCATCGAATGGGTGGAAAACTACATGAAAAACTATGAGGGTGCGGTAATCGTAGTCTCCCACGATCAGACTTTTTTGGATAACTGCATCAGTAGCACTGTGGAAGTTGCAAGCAATACCCTGACACTGTATTCCGGCAATTATTCTTTCTACAAGGAAGAAAAAAAGGAACGGATGGAAATCCAGCAGAATGCCTATGAGAATCAGCAGCAGATGATCAAGCAGACGGAGAAGTTTATCGAGCGGTTCCGGGCAAAAGCGACCAAGTCCAATCAGGTTCAGTCTAGAATCAAAGCACTGGATAGACTGGATCGGGTACATGAAGTGGTGAATGATGAGGTATCGGTGAATTTCAAATTTAAATTTTCCAAGCAATCCGGTCGTGATGTGGTTATCCTGGACAATATCTCCAAAGCATACGGTGATAATGTGATTCTTAAAAATACTACCGCCCGAATCGAGCGTGGGGATAAAATAGCACTTATAGGAGCGAATGGAAAGGGAAAATCAACCTTGCTTAGAATCATCGATGGTTCTGAAAAAGATATAAAAGGAAGAACAGAGGGCTATAATGTCATCAAATCATTCTTTGCACAGCATCAACTTGAGGCCTTGACACTGGATAATGAGATCATCCAGGAAATGGCTCAAGCGGGCAGTGCAAAATCTGAAATGGAGCTTCGTGGAGTTTTGGGGTGTTTCTTATTTACCAACGAGGAAGTATTCAAAAAAATCAAAGTGTTATCGGGCGGTGAAAAATCCCGGGTTGCCTTGGCAAAAACATTGATATCAGAATCTAATTTTCTGTTGCTTGATGAACCTACCAACCACTTGGATTTTCAGTCTGTGAATATCCTGATTCAAGCACTTCAGCAGTACGAAGGAACATTCGTGACTGTTTCCCATGACAGACATTTCATCAGAGGTGTGGCTAATAAGATTTGGTACATAGAGAACTATGAGATCAAAGAATATTTGGGGACTTATGCCGAATACGAAGCTTGGCGTGAAAAGCAAGTTCCGGCACCTGCGCAGGCGGTTCAAAAGCCGGAAAAAAAGGAACAGACGAAGCCCAAGGTGCATGTAAATAATCCTGAGGTACAGCAAGCCAAAAAAGATCTTCGTAAGCTTGAGGAGGAATTGGCGCAGGTGGAAAAGGAAGTTGAGAAATTAGAAGATAAAAAATTGGGGCTGGAGCGTAAAATGGCAGATCCCGAACTCTATTCCAGAGAGGAAGAAGCCCAGGAAATTCAGGAGACTTATCAAGGAATTCAGGCTAAACTTCAAGCTTCTAATGAGCAATGGGAGACTTTGGTAGATAGAATTTCCACATTGCAGGAAGTCCTTTCCTAG
- a CDS encoding sorbosone dehydrogenase family protein — protein MNYFSKTTLTLGIGMSLFTFGCKQNQKSENQTFKTPDSVNKEAISDAKADVKLDKIKLPQNFKIEVWAAAIPNARQLAISEDGIVFVGNRQEDKVYAVIDEDGDGKADTKFTLAEGLNMPNGVAYKDGDLYVAEVNRIIRFKDIKNNLGNPTYEVVYDDYPTETHHGWKFIAFGPDGKLYVPVGAPCNICEPEKEIFASITRLDVDSPTPTPEVYVHGVRNSVGFDWDPKTGDMWFTDNGRDMMGDDVPNCELNHIAEAGQHFGYPYWHEGTVKDPEFGGKGGPASDYLAPSAKLGAHVAPLGMRFYKGDMFPSEYKNRIVVAKHGSWNRSKKSGYVLSSLKVESSSASDEMEFVSGWLDEEAQEAWGRPVDVQEMKDGSLLISDDMAGVIYRVTYSEN, from the coding sequence ATGAACTATTTCTCCAAAACCACACTCACTCTGGGAATAGGAATGTCGCTATTCACCTTCGGCTGCAAGCAAAATCAAAAATCTGAAAATCAAACTTTTAAGACTCCTGACAGTGTTAATAAGGAAGCGATCAGTGATGCCAAAGCTGATGTAAAACTTGATAAAATTAAGCTTCCCCAAAATTTCAAAATTGAAGTATGGGCTGCCGCTATTCCAAATGCGAGACAGCTGGCAATATCAGAAGATGGAATTGTATTCGTGGGAAATCGCCAAGAAGACAAGGTCTATGCAGTAATTGATGAAGATGGTGACGGGAAAGCTGATACCAAATTTACATTAGCCGAAGGTCTAAACATGCCAAATGGAGTAGCCTATAAGGACGGGGATCTCTACGTGGCCGAAGTAAACCGGATCATTCGATTCAAAGACATCAAGAACAACCTGGGCAATCCTACTTATGAAGTAGTGTATGACGACTATCCTACAGAAACGCATCACGGTTGGAAATTCATAGCTTTTGGCCCGGACGGAAAACTGTATGTGCCTGTAGGGGCACCTTGCAATATTTGCGAGCCGGAGAAGGAAATCTTTGCCTCCATCACTAGACTGGATGTGGATTCGCCAACCCCAACTCCGGAAGTCTACGTGCATGGCGTAAGAAATTCAGTGGGTTTCGACTGGGATCCCAAGACGGGTGACATGTGGTTTACCGATAATGGACGTGATATGATGGGTGACGATGTCCCCAACTGTGAACTGAATCATATTGCAGAAGCAGGTCAACATTTCGGTTATCCATACTGGCATGAAGGAACGGTAAAAGATCCTGAATTTGGAGGTAAAGGCGGACCGGCAAGTGATTACTTAGCACCTTCTGCAAAATTAGGGGCACATGTAGCCCCGTTGGGAATGAGATTCTATAAAGGCGACATGTTCCCCTCCGAATATAAAAACCGAATAGTCGTAGCCAAACACGGATCCTGGAACAGAAGTAAAAAGTCCGGCTATGTCCTCAGCTCACTCAAGGTGGAAAGTTCTAGTGCATCTGACGAGATGGAGTTCGTTTCGGGATGGTTGGATGAGGAAGCCCAAGAAGCTTGGGGACGTCCGGTAGATGTGCAGGAGATGAAAGACGGGAGCCTGTTGATCTCAGACGATATGGCCGGTGTGATCTATCGGGTTACTTATTCAGAGAATTAA
- a CDS encoding AarF/ABC1/UbiB kinase family protein, with protein sequence MTDNLNEQQAIPVSKVQRAAKFISTGAKVGGNYVKHYAKKMVNPSMDREELHQNNASDIYNSLSQLKGSALKVAQMMSMDKNLMPRAYQDKFTMAQYSAPPLSYPLVVKTFQKYFGKIPDQIFDTFTRSAVNAASIGQVHQATLGNKKLAVKIQYPGIADSVSSDLKLVRPFALRLLNMNEKELDHYMEEVEEKLLEETDYVLEVKRSREISGECSHIPNLKFPTYYDELSAERIITMDWIDGAHMKEWLETNPSQQSRNQIGQALWDFYHHQVHNLKQVHADPHPGNFIIQKNDQLGIIDFGCVKVIPEDFYQGYFALIKKDLLINSNDLDQVFFDLEFISDRDSQEEQQYFKSVFKEMISLLGKPFHADKFDFSDDGFFEKIFELGDRVSNDKLFKKSNQARGSRHGLYVNRTYFGLYNLLNQLQAEVVTTKPEWLG encoded by the coding sequence ATGACAGACAACTTAAACGAGCAACAGGCAATCCCTGTCTCAAAAGTACAGCGTGCTGCCAAATTCATCTCCACTGGAGCAAAAGTCGGAGGGAACTATGTGAAGCATTATGCCAAAAAAATGGTGAATCCCTCGATGGATAGGGAAGAGCTCCACCAAAATAATGCTTCGGATATTTACAATTCCCTGAGTCAGCTCAAAGGTTCTGCACTGAAAGTGGCTCAGATGATGTCTATGGACAAAAATCTGATGCCCCGAGCCTATCAGGATAAGTTTACGATGGCACAGTATTCCGCCCCACCCTTATCTTACCCGCTGGTGGTAAAAACATTCCAGAAGTACTTTGGGAAAATTCCTGATCAGATCTTCGATACCTTCACTAGATCGGCAGTGAATGCGGCTTCGATTGGTCAGGTGCATCAGGCTACATTGGGTAATAAAAAGTTAGCAGTCAAAATCCAATATCCCGGCATTGCCGATTCGGTCAGTTCGGATTTGAAGCTTGTTCGTCCATTTGCGTTACGCTTGCTCAATATGAATGAGAAGGAGTTGGACCATTACATGGAGGAAGTGGAGGAGAAGCTGTTGGAAGAAACGGATTATGTACTGGAGGTGAAGAGATCCAGAGAGATTTCCGGCGAGTGTAGTCATATTCCCAATTTGAAATTTCCAACGTACTACGATGAATTGAGTGCAGAACGGATCATCACGATGGACTGGATCGATGGTGCACATATGAAGGAATGGCTGGAGACCAATCCAAGTCAGCAATCCAGAAATCAGATTGGACAGGCTCTTTGGGACTTTTACCATCATCAGGTTCATAATCTCAAGCAGGTTCATGCCGATCCGCATCCGGGGAATTTCATAATTCAGAAAAACGATCAATTGGGAATAATTGACTTTGGTTGTGTGAAAGTAATTCCTGAGGACTTCTACCAGGGTTATTTTGCCTTGATCAAAAAGGATCTGCTGATCAATAGCAATGATCTGGATCAGGTGTTTTTTGACTTGGAATTTATTTCGGATAGAGATTCTCAGGAGGAACAACAGTATTTCAAATCTGTATTTAAGGAAATGATTTCCCTGCTGGGCAAGCCTTTTCATGCAGACAAGTTTGACTTTTCTGATGACGGGTTCTTTGAGAAGATTTTCGAATTGGGGGACAGGGTTTCGAATGACAAGCTGTTCAAAAAATCCAATCAGGCGCGGGGCTCTAGGCATGGGTTGTATGTGAACAGAACTTATTTTGGATTGTATAATCTACTGAATCAACTTCAGGCCGAAGTGGTGACTACCAAGCCGGAGTGGTTGGGTTAA
- a CDS encoding TetR family transcriptional regulator C-terminal domain-containing protein: protein METTTVKKTTKKDYRKLILEGFKNYVLEHGDLPKSVFKFAKDLKMKEEEFYAYFTSFESIKSTILVDIFEETLAEIDKQGVFEGYSAREKFLSFLFTWIEVLKKNRSYLLSLYMSKVKSFATLPKESAEFKEKFKAFANEIILEGKETQEIATRPVISDRYDEALWIQVGFVFRYWLDDTSPRFEKTDAAIEKSVNLGFDLMGKSALDSFLDFAKFMYQSK from the coding sequence ATGGAAACTACCACTGTTAAGAAAACGACCAAAAAAGATTATAGAAAACTGATTCTGGAAGGGTTTAAAAATTATGTGCTCGAGCATGGTGATTTGCCAAAATCTGTGTTCAAGTTTGCAAAGGACTTGAAAATGAAAGAGGAGGAGTTCTATGCTTATTTTACCTCTTTCGAGTCGATCAAATCCACCATTCTTGTTGATATTTTTGAGGAAACACTTGCTGAGATCGATAAACAGGGAGTGTTTGAAGGGTATTCGGCAAGAGAAAAATTTCTAAGCTTTCTATTCACATGGATTGAGGTTCTGAAAAAAAACAGATCCTATTTGCTCAGTCTCTATATGAGTAAAGTAAAATCCTTTGCCACCTTACCGAAGGAATCTGCTGAGTTCAAGGAAAAGTTTAAAGCTTTTGCCAATGAAATAATTTTGGAGGGCAAGGAGACGCAAGAAATTGCTACCCGACCGGTGATTTCTGATCGATACGATGAAGCACTATGGATTCAGGTAGGATTTGTGTTTAGATACTGGTTAGACGACACATCTCCAAGATTTGAGAAGACTGATGCAGCGATAGAGAAATCCGTGAATTTGGGCTTTGATCTGATGGGCAAAAGTGCACTGGATTCATTTTTGGATTTTGCGAAGTTCATGTACCAGTCTAAATAA
- the hslV gene encoding ATP-dependent protease subunit HslV: MTKIKSTTVVAIRQNGEVVIGADGQATLGNTVAKSSVKKLRVLQGGKIVTGFAGSTADAFTLLEKFEEKLGAFGNNMKRSAVELAKEWRTDRMLSKLEAMMIVADKDDILIISGNGDVIEPDMEIATIGSGSMYAQSAARAMKQFAPHMSAEEMVRESLNIAADICIYTNHNLVIEKVKD; encoded by the coding sequence ATGACAAAAATTAAATCAACAACCGTAGTTGCGATCCGCCAGAATGGAGAGGTAGTGATAGGCGCAGATGGGCAGGCGACTTTGGGAAATACAGTAGCTAAAAGTAGTGTAAAGAAATTGAGGGTATTGCAAGGTGGCAAGATCGTTACAGGATTTGCAGGTTCTACCGCTGATGCATTTACGCTCTTAGAAAAATTCGAAGAGAAGCTCGGAGCTTTTGGTAATAATATGAAGCGTTCCGCCGTGGAGCTTGCGAAGGAGTGGAGAACAGATCGTATGCTTTCTAAGTTGGAAGCTATGATGATTGTTGCTGACAAGGACGATATTTTGATTATTTCAGGAAATGGAGATGTGATCGAACCGGATATGGAGATAGCCACTATCGGATCGGGAAGTATGTATGCCCAGTCAGCAGCAAGAGCCATGAAGCAGTTTGCTCCTCACATGAGTGCTGAAGAAATGGTAAGAGAAAGCCTGAACATAGCAGCCGACATCTGTATTTACACCAATCATAACTTGGTGATTGAGAAAGTAAAGGACTAA
- a CDS encoding pyruvate dehydrogenase complex dihydrolipoamide acetyltransferase — MAEIIRMPKMSDTMEEGVIAAWLKKVGDSVKPGDILAEVETDKATMELESYDEGVLLYIGVKEKDAVPVNGVIAVIGEKGEDYQHLLDGGDAPSEDKKKEEEPKAEEKKAEPAKSEAPAEKIDVSNINATVITMPKMSDTMQEGTIASWLKKVGDDVKSGEIIAEVETDKATMELESYDDGTLLYIGVEAGDSVPVDGVIAVIGEKGADFETLLKAQKSESSGAPAEEKVAPAKEEAPKTEAKSTGSSAPSATAEGDRLKASPLAKKMAEDKGIDIRTLNGSGEGGRVVKRDVENFVPAAAPQGGDAVGTAAPAVGVESFKEEKVSQMRKVIAKRLAESKFGAPHFYLTMEINMDKAIEARKSMNEIAPVKISFNDMVIKAAAAALRQHPKVNSSWLGDKIRYNDHIHIGMAVAVEEGLLVPVIRFADSLSLSQISTQAKSLGGKAKNKELQPKDWEGNTFTISNLGMFGIDEFTAIINPPDACILAVGGIKETVIVKDGEMKIGNLMKVTLSCDHRVVDGSVGSAFLITLKSLLEDPVRILV; from the coding sequence ATGGCCGAAATAATAAGAATGCCTAAAATGAGCGACACCATGGAAGAAGGTGTGATTGCTGCATGGTTGAAGAAAGTTGGAGATTCAGTAAAACCGGGAGATATTCTGGCTGAAGTCGAGACTGATAAAGCAACTATGGAGCTTGAATCCTACGACGAAGGTGTGCTTTTATATATTGGAGTTAAAGAAAAAGATGCTGTGCCTGTGAATGGCGTGATAGCTGTGATCGGTGAGAAAGGTGAGGATTACCAGCACCTACTTGACGGCGGCGATGCTCCTTCAGAAGATAAGAAAAAAGAAGAGGAGCCTAAGGCTGAGGAGAAAAAAGCTGAACCTGCCAAATCTGAAGCTCCTGCAGAGAAGATTGATGTATCAAACATCAATGCCACCGTGATTACCATGCCTAAGATGTCTGACACCATGCAAGAGGGAACGATTGCTTCATGGCTGAAGAAAGTAGGTGATGATGTAAAATCCGGTGAGATCATCGCTGAGGTGGAAACTGACAAAGCTACTATGGAGCTTGAGTCCTATGATGACGGTACCTTGCTTTACATTGGAGTAGAAGCGGGTGACAGTGTGCCTGTAGATGGGGTGATCGCAGTGATTGGTGAAAAGGGTGCGGATTTTGAGACTCTTTTGAAAGCTCAAAAATCAGAATCTTCTGGAGCCCCTGCGGAAGAAAAAGTAGCGCCTGCCAAAGAAGAAGCTCCAAAGACCGAAGCTAAATCTACAGGAAGTAGTGCGCCGTCAGCCACTGCTGAGGGGGATCGATTGAAAGCATCTCCTTTGGCCAAGAAGATGGCTGAAGATAAAGGAATAGATATCCGTACACTGAATGGTTCGGGTGAAGGCGGAAGAGTGGTGAAGAGGGATGTGGAAAACTTTGTTCCTGCTGCAGCTCCACAGGGTGGTGATGCCGTAGGTACTGCTGCTCCTGCTGTAGGGGTAGAAAGCTTCAAAGAAGAGAAGGTTTCCCAGATGAGGAAAGTGATAGCAAAAAGACTTGCAGAAAGTAAGTTTGGAGCACCACACTTCTATCTGACCATGGAAATTAACATGGACAAGGCTATAGAAGCTAGAAAAAGCATGAATGAAATCGCTCCGGTGAAGATTTCCTTTAATGATATGGTAATCAAGGCAGCAGCAGCAGCTCTACGCCAGCATCCTAAAGTAAACTCTAGCTGGTTAGGTGATAAAATCAGATACAATGACCACATCCACATAGGTATGGCAGTAGCAGTGGAAGAGGGATTGTTGGTTCCTGTCATCCGATTTGCTGACAGTCTTTCACTTTCCCAAATTTCTACCCAGGCGAAAAGTTTGGGAGGAAAGGCGAAAAATAAAGAATTGCAACCTAAGGATTGGGAAGGAAATACCTTCACAATCTCTAACTTGGGAATGTTCGGAATCGACGAATTCACCGCCATCATCAATCCGCCGGATGCATGTATCCTTGCTGTTGGCGGGATCAAAGAAACTGTAATCGTAAAGGATGGAGAGATGAAGATTGGCAACTTGATGAAGGTGACTTTGTCTTGCGATCATAGAGTCGTGGATGGATCAGTGGGATCTGCATTCTTGATTACACTGAAAAGTTTACTCGAAGATCCGGTCAGAATACTGGTTTAA